GTGCGCGAACATGCCTCTGCCACTCCAACACGTCAGCATCGGATCTGGGATGGAATCCAGTGGGGTAAGGCACACCGATGTCGAGTGGGTCCCACGGACTCCGCTCAATGACGAGGCGATTGACTTTCTTCATCCCGGGCATGTGGACAAAGCTGGACCCCCATTCGTTCTCCCCCCACCGTCGAAAATCCCATACCATCCGTCCCAGCGTTATGAAGTGATCTGAGCCGTTCGATCTTTTCCAATAGGGCTGGTGTTGGACCCACCTCAACAACATCTCGCAATCCCTATCGCGCTCTTCGCCGCTACGGCCAGTGAAAAGAAGCCTCCCAACAGCGAGTCCAGCATAAAAGGGAATGTAGAAAGCCGTAGCGGATTCGGGCTCCAAAGTTCTACACCTATGCTTCAAAACCCGATTGTGGAAAATCACTTCCAACATGAACTGGTCCGTCCAGTACCAAGCCGGAGCTAGGCTCGCCGGCACCACCCCAGCGATCTCCGTCGCTCTCCGGCCGAACCCACCGTTCAAAACGGCGTCGCAGTATCGTGGGCTCCACGGGTCCAAACTAGAGCAATTGTGTAGCATTTCTTTGTTGAACATGGGTGGTAAATCATAGACGTAAACCCTGCCGGACGGACATGTTTCAGACACATTATGGGCCGGAGTTTCAACAGTTGTGTTTGTGGCTACAGACGCAATAGAGGTGAAGGAATATTGGAAGCATAAGAATGTTTGAAACAAAACAAGTGTGAATAGGAGGAAGCGTTTGCAAGAGCAGAAGTTTTTGTTGGCATCTTTGAG
This window of the Corylus avellana chromosome ca5, CavTom2PMs-1.0 genome carries:
- the LOC132181988 gene encoding xyloglucan galactosyltransferase XLT2-like, whose translation is MELKDANKNFCSCKRFLLFTLVLFQTFLCFQYSFTSIASVATNTTVETPAHNVSETCPSGRVYVYDLPPMFNKEMLHNCSSLDPWSPRYCDAVLNGGFGRRATEIAGVVPASLAPAWYWTDQFMLEVIFHNRVLKHRCRTLEPESATAFYIPFYAGLAVGRLLFTGRSGEERDRDCEMLLRWVQHQPYWKRSNGSDHFITLGRMVWDFRRWGENEWGSSFVHMPGMKKVNRLVIERSPWDPLDIGVPYPTGFHPRSDADVLEWQRHVRAHKRSRLFCFVGGKRGAFKDDFRGRLLSYCQNESDSCRLVDCSGTRCYNGASAILDTFLGSEFCLQPRGDTYTRRSMFDCMVAGSIPVLFWKRTAYDQYEWFLPGQQLASYSVFIDHELVKNGTAIIRKVLEKYSREEVRKMRERVIEFIPKLLYAKPQEGLESIKDAFDVAIEGVFRRIKEKHGG